The DNA window TTGTGAATCCCTCCGGGTcctaaagaggaaataattttgccttaggaaaaaaagatatcggttcagcctagcgtatgaaatttcataccttgaactaccagcagaattttcgcaattgtttcaccaatttcttccattttttcgcactgagccacatctttcacacctctcatggccattcgttctcaatccgaaacaagaattagtgatttagaagagaaatttaataatatgtattgttcatattttggtttgaattttgtccaaatttgacattcgaaaacacaattgaattttataaaaaaaagataattgagcatacacattataaattatagggtattaattaacgttcacagaagaccagaagtttgacaacgcctttattgtataacatgtatgatcctgaaatgtgttgtttttgcgtatggaatttcatacgctaggacataatgggttaaCGCAAGAAAATAATTTCATCATTTCACTGGTACCAATAATGAAATCTAGTTGGCGCGTCGAGCGGATAAGTTTCGCGTTTGAGAGCCAATTGCTGAATAGCAAATTTGAGTCATTGGTGAGAGAAAATTGTAGCAATAACGAGTGCATTGAATATGCACTGAGTTCCTGTGAATTTTTTAGCCCAACTCTGACATTTTGTGCCAGCCGATCTCCAGAAAGCGTGTTTGCATCGTCTTTATTTACCACCAGTGTTGTACGAAACGGAAAGCTCCGGTTTGTAATTTTGGTTCATGATTTTTGCCACTAGCTCGACACAAAATGAAGGTGAAAGTGATAAGCCGCAACCCGGACAACTATCTGCGTGAAACCAAAAAAGACATTCACAAAGTGTTTCGAAATTACGACGCAGCATTGCATCCGTTCGAGGGAGCACGCGAGTATGTACGAGCGTTGAATTCAACCAAGCTGGAACGGGTCTTTGCGAAACCGTTCGTCGGGAATTTGGACGGCCACAAGGATGGTATATCAGCGCTGGCCAAACATCCGAAAAGCTTATCTTTTCTGCTCAGTGGTTCTTACGACGGTGAGGTTAAGCTGTGGGACGTCCCGAATCGGGAGTGCCGACAAACCATACAGTGTCACAGTGGTTATGTGCGGGGAATTGCGTTTTCTAACGACGGGTCCAGGTGATCGATGAAGTTAGCGATGCTTAGTTCATTTACTAACTTGTGTTATTGATTTCCAGGTTTTTCACAATCGGTGATGACAAAACCATTAAGACTTGGGATTCGTCCATGGCCGACCGTGAAGAGGAGCAACTGGAACCTTTAAACACAATTTTGGGTAAAACGGTTATCACGTCGATCTCTCACAACTACGAAGAACCTTACTTTGCGACGTGTGGAGAAAGTTGCAATATTTGGGATGAAACGCGAAATTCCCCTATTAAAACTCTTCAATGGGGTGTCGACACATTGTACGACATCAAGTACAATCCGGTGGAAACGTCACTTTTGGCCGCTTGTTGCAGCGACCGTGGTATCATATTCTACGATCAGCGAGAGGTTAAACCACTGCGAAAGATCGTTATGACCCTGAGGCCCAATCAGCTAGCGTGGAACCCAATGCAAGCTTTTTATTTCACGGTAGCCAGTGAAGATTACAACTTGTACACGTTTGATACCCGTCGGTTGAAGAACCCTCTGAAGATCCACAACGGTCATGTGTCAGCAGTGACCTGCGTCGATTATGCTCCGACTGGGCGTGAGTTTGTTGCCGGTAGTTATGATAAAACTATTCGCATTTTCGACGCTCACAAGGCCAACAGCCGTGACATTTATCACACCAAGCGAATGCAGCACGTCACATGCGTCGGCTGGTCGTTGGACAATAGATACATTTACTCCGGCTCGGACGAGATGAACGTTCGCTTATGGAAGGCACGAGCCGCTGAAAAGTTGGGTGCTCTTCAACCTCGCGAAAAGCAAGCCTTTAAATACAACGAGGCTCTTAAGGAGAAGTATGCGGCACATCCCCAGATTCGTCGTATCGCTCAACATAGGCAGGTACCGAAGGTGGTGTACAAGGAGCGTCAGAAGCTGCAAACGGCCAAGGAGAAAGTTAAACGGAAGGAGGAGAACGTTCGGAAGAACTCCAAACCCGGAAAGGTGCCGTATGTAGCTGAGAGCAAGAAGAAGGTCCTGCGCGAGGAACGCTGACGGAATTCAGAGAGGCTAGCGATCCGTTGTGCTTCGTGAAATTTGCGAAACACTATAGATTTTGTTACATTGTCAAGTTTTTAGTAAATAAAATCGTCTTAAAATTTGTGATTTCTGTATTCTTAATAGTTCCCAGGAGGTGAAGTGACTTTTATACAAAATGATAAGAGTTTAAGTAAGATCGCAACCGGAAAGATATATTGAAACGTAAAACCATTAGCTCACAACACACGCATCATTCATAAGTCGTCCCATACAGTGTCATTCATGGAATCACCCACTATATCTACGACAGCTTGTTGTTCGATAGTCGGATCTACCCGGCCGTACTCTGGGACCCACCAATCCAACACTCGTAGTTGTCGTACGGGTACAAACACGAGCTCATCCACTACCCGCCGACAGTAGTTGACCATCTGGAGTCGTACTTTGTAATTACGCATTCCCTGGTCAAGCGTTTGTGTTAGCGATCCCACATACAGCTGTTCGTGGTACTGCGGAAGTGTATGAAGTGAATCCGTTGTAATGATAAGAATCTGGCAGCCTTCCTCGAAGTTCATGTAGCTGTCCTGTAGATAGTCCAACGATTGCTTCAACTGCTGCATTTTCGATGAACGAGCGGCACGACTACCGGGAATTAGGCGAGCCTTCAGTTTGAAACAATAGTTCCAACCGGTCTTGTTTTTACAATACCACGAGAACAGTAGCTGCCGGCCAGTAATCCTGTGTGGATTGGTCAGCGCTGCCGTACTGATTCGGTGTACAAACGGCGGGTAAGTGTAGAAAAGCGATCGAATCGTACAGGCTCGCAGCCCTCGCAGCAAGCTCATGCAATCTGGCTGGAGACGTCGCGGCAGTTCTACGCTGGAATCATAATGCTTCTGATAGATATGCTGCCAAAACTTGGCAGATTGAACAACTGTGTAGGTTTTGCGACATATTAGCGCAAAACGGCAAACATCTTCGGGTCGTACGTGCTCTGAAATGAGGTACCATATATCGATCACGTAGTCGGCGTATGGAATGTTTCCAATTTCAGTCGTTTCATCACTGGTGCCATCCGAAGGGCTTGCTCGGGTCAACGATTGACCGGCATCGTCCTCGAGAGGGTCCAGCTCGTTCTCATTGGCACCGTCGACCAACAGTTTGTTACACTTGGGTAAACGGGCGACCTTGTTTGTCGTTTTCGCGTCAGCAAAGTCGTAGATGGAAAAATCTGAAAGCAATGTTACGTTTACGATTACATTGAAGAAACCATTTTAACATTAAAAATTCGAAGCGTTGTTTCAGGTTGTAATGTCCCTGCTGAACAGTGAAGAATGCTTACCATTTTTTGTACCCCAATTCCGGGAAGATTTCACTTTAAAGGAACTGGTCATTCCCAGCGCgtatttttcgaaaaagtttcaatacCACAGATTCATTCACATCGAAAATGTAGTGTAGAAGATTCATGTcgaattaaaacattttttgctactaaattattaaaatatttactCTAGAAATAATATACgattttggaaaatatgaaaaattcagaaaattgtttttgttttcaaattttgaatagACTATTATTCTGACAGAAGTCAGAAAAGGGTGATTCGGAAATTTCTGAAAGAAATAAGCCAAACTTTTTTCCAGCAACAGCGCCAACTATCCTACAGCGTCGAATAGAGAACTATTGAAGACTTGAATAAGAAAAAATCACAGGAAGCGATCGCGAGCATTTTAAATGTAGGTTTTAGCAGATAAACAGACCCAATCTATCAATTTCGTATATTGTGTTATTTTTATAGTGGTTTTAACATATAGAATCATTCGATGGACAACACAACTTCAATCTGAGTTAATTCCAGCacttaccacagactaacagacataacactcaaaaacaaagcttcgcccgctttaacggtcatttttaaaatatttgtagttgggactgtggccacatttgaaattatggcgccactgacatgcatatggggatagaccactagtgaaaaattgttcccaaacctgaggggtaacctaccagtaaatgagtgtttgggactgtgaataaaaggtggagctagtgttctgggaaaattgtcggatcgatgttttttgagggaattccctcatagtgttatgtctgttagtctgtggctaGGCTACGAAACATCAACTGAATATGCAAACcatatggcgatttcgcttgaacctgaaactgagtcaggttttaaccccaaccgctgtcagttcatacattttgacagcggttggggttaggaactgactcagtttcgcctcaaacagaAACCACAAAAGCAAGTTCAATTTACAGCTACAATACGATTTTTTGGCTTTGCGGCAAACATCTTTATCACATATCACAGGTGTCCCAAAATATATGCACTCATTAACCCATACATTTTCACCTTGGAATCAACAACGTTCGGACAGCAGCATGCTCGTTCGTTGAAGCATTATCTGGCACAGTTAGTTTCGTTTCATTGAATCTTGGATTTATCAGTGAATAACTTCGACTGTCAACACCTGCACCTACatattttaacatattttgcGTATTTAAAGGCACAGGCCATTCTctcaaaaaatatcgatcccagaacactagctccacctttcattcacggtcccaaacactcatttgcttgtGAGTTACCCCTtaggcttgggatctttttttttctaatggTCTATCCCCAATGGATCAAGTGGCAGGCGATCAACGAacaatgtcgtatatacaggtctggcgaagatggcactttggtattcgtaagatgcacagtctatagagaacagttgcgcaaagagtgaagtcaaagaaacctacctatcgagcacaattggaatccatctctgatacctcggcagcaaagttggattctaattttgttcgataggtagacttttttcggcttcactttctgcacgctctttgcgtacctttatactagGGCCTTTAGTAAGATGcttcttacatgagtggtgtgagtgatcacagtataaatcgacttgctttcgtcataccggtcgttccgctcccatttaatcgtgtgaccgctatgacgtcgacccgttgtgcttctggattgttttcatatttttggttgccaacactagcaaaccgtgtgttctgccacacctatatatacctcattgaTCAACGAAGGGATAGTGAGAAATTCTCACTGAGAATCAAATGCCGTTTTTTCAACTACAACATCATCAACGTGCATTTCCCTCATGAAGCGAGACTCAAGGACGTATTATATGCAATATGGTGCGTATTTATGCCAATATGAACAGCCAGATAGGCCGGGAGGCAATATATAAACCAGTTATCGAACCTGAAAGACTGCACACCGGCGCAAATGACGACGGCCTACGACGCGTGAACTTCGCAACCTTCGGAGGAATGGCAATCCGTGGCACCTTCCCTTGCTAAGCAGGGGTACCTAGTACGAGAATTCCGAAACGATGAAATGACTGGTTTGACGGCTAGTGCCAGAAGTTAGTTGAGGAGGTGCTGCAGCACAGCACGAAAGCGAATGAGCAACGATGCAACAGAGCGGCTTGGAATAAACAAAACTCGGTATTTCGACGAAAAATTTGCTTACAGGAAGATCGTGACAACGAGGAGATGGAACAGATTTACTGCGAAATTCTACGGGAAAATGAATCGCTCGCGCAAAGGCAATGTACCACATGCTGACATGTGCAAAGACGCTAATGGGAACCTTCTCAGTCGACGACAGCTCAAACACGAAAGAGAGGCATTCGCTAGAGCGCTTCACTGAGCAATTTCAAAGATTTGGGAGAAGATTGAAGGATTGAATGAATACGAATACGGGTTCTCGGACAAAGTGACACGATCGATCAAAGCGACAATGGATCGAATGATGTGTTACGTCCGAGAGTCAGGAACACTCGGGTTCTATTCAgggccggcgaaacacttttttcccgagtgggtagtaagattcggagtgatttctactCGTAGTGACGAAAGTTCATGTTCATGGTGTATGTTAGTAAAAGTGAGTTTCCGGATAATACCTGCTGGCTATTTGGAAATACCCTTTGTTAATGGGCTGCGTGACCGACACTGAGCGAAAATGTGcttgttgattactgatactacaaatcttccacagctaagtaccaattactctattcttttaaatttcgttgcattaattttctgtttcCTCCAATAAAACCTTTGCgcgggtactgaagcccgcatgatagtgttgactaatgggaaggtatctccGACAAGAGACAGCTTCTCTGGCTCAATGGAGGTCGTTTTTAATATTTATCCGATAAATAGTGCGAATAAATCTCCTTTTCGATATAAATTAAATTCATCTAATACAACAGTCCCCTGGAAGTTCTACTTCTGGACCGAATAAAACCCATTTAaaatcatcgatatatcgcgaaAACTAGTTAAGCAACActcggccgtgtacgaagaagtagattgtctacgtacccgcctgggaagtagagattgatggtttGTCTCCGACAGGGGTCTCAATTGCGGAATATGGCGTTGGTACTttccagaaccctttgcttcagtgaaaatgcgttcaaaataaatcgaggagtataagcACTTATTTTCAATCAGTCTCATGTCAAGAATTTCGCCGAATCTACTCTTttaaactttgttcttttgaacggggtaCGTCTACCTGGTCACCTTTTTGTGCCTCAGGGTATGCCGTCATTACGAACAATTGGTCCATACAATTACCCAATGTAGAAACAAAAAACCAcaactaatttctacgctcccttctccactaaagagcgagagtctgtgccaataaattttcaaaaaaagaaaaatttgctCTCCTAAGCTGCCTCGTACATGCCTGAGAGTGTTCTTTGATGGGTGCTAGTACCAAAGTAAGTGGCTCCTCGTCTcggaaatcttagaaactaacaGGAATTTCTTCGTGAGACATCCAAAACTCCAATTGTCCCTATATTTCATTCCCATGGTTTTCCTAGGTTCAACACGAAACATTTGGTTAACTTCCgtcttccgacgtagatcttccacaattttaccattattcgccagggccgagttaatcctcggtaccagatattgaagttgtcagttgtcaagtccgaatcaaaggcagACATTGTTCTCCTATACATAGCACCTCATTTGGTTCAAgacgacttcaactcccacggcatgccatagggttgtcttcacgttgatgaccgatctatcttactgcatgatattcgcgacaatttcaatatgatcatGACTACTTGAATTTATCATTGTATTCAACCTCAATAAGTGATTGGAAcagctacgcgtccactatatccgaaacaatcaaatcaaaacaagaaattcctccggtggaagcATACACAAGGTTTTAACTGGTTTGATTATCaacactgcgattaaaggtcagacgaaacgagatcGCCCGATTTCTTCCGAATATACgcaacgttagaaacgcaaatgaaaaacttaattAATGTTGGAAACGCGATTATTGACACCGGTTTGTCGAAGGATTAACAAGAGAAATAGTGTTTCATCTGGTGGCTAGGTCCTACGTTATGTATTATATTCGACCGTTGATCGGAATGCACGGAAccaagaatcctttttcggagacaacagcattccatatAGATCTACACTTAAAcaattgatgtttcgcgatgaaatgataatactttatttaaacGTAATGATTGCTCTGGTACACACATATTTATATGGCAGCAAAgatgctcgcgctaagcattcTAGTGCGCATATCACTGTAGCATTCGTtagatgatgacagctatgcatcgcttctatgctaattattatggcaGTAGTGGTGAGGGTGATCATAAAAGAGACTGTGCAGCatacattctccccacaaatcTGACGGTTTTATATTTCCCCATCAACAACCATGCCCACATTGTTAGAGTTCCAAGGATGCTCTCCATTCGATGAAGTATGGAAGCATGGCATGAGTATGGCACTCTTTGCATTTTATGGGGAAAACATTTCTTAGTTATTTATGTGATCatatcagattaccttagtttgaattattttgcattgctccattcctggtaatgagaaggcggacacttagatTAGCATGACAATGAGAAAAGGTGTAcagttaggcattagaaggtgatattcatGAAAGATCACAGTAGTTTCAACGAGTTTTCCAGTATTTCTTATCAGAGAACGCTCGAAATGGAAggttaggaatcccaaaggcacaAACAAGCCTTGGTTCAAGGAGATGGATAAggctcgtgacttcattcggatGATTTCTCGGGTCATGCCCAGTCATTATACTTTGGATAAGCATCTCCGATGTAGTGGAGTCGTGAAGGTCTCAGCGCTTATGATGACAATTATtgcaacattaaacatgttgtctggtcgtgcgcctagtgcccTAGCGCCAGATcttcgttaaacgaatcccttcagCCTCGTTTCAGTCCGAGATGTGCTAGCTATCCTCGATCTCCCTATATGTCGCTCATATACAGATTTTTTAACGCGATAGTGGCCAAATTGagttatctcttctcatttaaTTGATATGCTGTCAGCTACagagttcccagcggatccaaAAAGGGCAGTCGGCGATCCAGTTCATGATGTCCTTTAGTATTCTTCcatatgccaaaaatctgcaagtttaatttcttcttTTCCCTAACATTGATGTCCGGCCTCTCTTCATTTTCCCTGATACGGTATCTTCTACTCTGATGTTGAAATCAATTCCTCCTGTGTATATCTTTTTTCTTCCTAATAATAAGCCTAAtagagtttttaaattttaagcaAATCCTGAATATTATaccatattttcaagaaatttaaattgtaagccAAAAGACAtttgtatctcaataaaaaatgaaattattgtaCATCGAGAACTTCAGACGCATGCATTTTATACGCAAGACAAATATGCTGTTAATTTCAGATTttagtttgttccaaactttcgagtgggtatttcccgtctcggttattttcgagtgtgtAGTACTACCTAcgctatccgccggccctggttcTATTGAAACTCAGAAAGTATTTAGTGGCGAAGTGATGGACTCTTGTTTGTTGCTCAACATTGCTTTGAAAGGTTCTATAATATAAGCGAGGTTGGACACGAGTGGTGCGATCTTCCGGAAGTCTGTTCTGTTCTGTAATCCTGAGACGATGGTGGAGACATGCATCGGACCGAAGGTTAAGGCAAAGCGAATTGAATTGCTCAGAAATgcgaccaagaaaaaatacatgaGACCAAGCGGTCTACGGAAGAAACATTGGAACTCTCACCGAGTATATCGATTGATGGCGACGATCTCGAGGTGGTTGAGGAGTTTGTGTTTTTGGGCTCATCCCCAATAATTACACCAGCAGAGATAATTGGATTTAATTTGGATTTTGAAAAACCCTTCCGTAGAGCAAATTACATTACCGCACGAAGTTAGTCATTCAGAAACGCTCATTAGACCGGTTGAACTCTACGACCATGAAACCTGGACTATGTTGGCGGAGGACCATCGAGATCTTGGTGTTTTCGAACGGCATTATTACACCACTGGTATCTTCAGTATACAAAAACAGAAAGGATATCTGAAGGAAAAGTAAAACACTCGCCTTCAAGATTACGTCTATACAATGAATGATCGTTTATTGAAGATCTGTCATTTAACATGCGTGGATTAGCGGGGTTGCGGATGGAAGACGGAATGTGAACCATGAATTGTAACAGTTGCTTGGAGAACCTGCCTATCGTTTGCACAACGAAAATTAGATGGCTGCGACGAGCCGGGCAAGTCGTCAAAAAAGACGCACAACAACCCGGTACAATGGGTCTCGAAACTAATTCGACAGGTACAGGTAGGAGAGGTGCATAGCGAGCAaataggttctttactgaaatGGCGAACCTCACTTATCTTGAGAGTTCACTAGCACTGTTTACGTGGACCTAGAATTTTTGTAGGCGACTAGATTCACTCGAATCAAATCGCATCATCACGATTTTGGGCTGAATAAAAAGAGGGGAAGGAAGGCTTTCGGATATATAAAAACTCCTTGCGCATGTTCACAGCTTTCAAAGGTTTGTAAAGTTTATTCGTACCTGTCGTGAGAGATTAATTTCGGACAGCTTGATTTTGGTCTGCTCGGCCTTTTAAAACCCCAACTCCCGTGAAgtactttttttttaatcttattCCTGCTTGTGGAGAACTAGTCATTCGACGGTTACACACaacaatttgttccattttacaGAATATAGTAACGTATCACCCCCGCAGGTGACATGCTCCGAATATCATTTGTGTATAACGTAAAATTAAAGCATGCTAAGCGACGAAACATCTAATAATATGCTGCATTTTTGTACAACAAGTATTTGAATTTAACTAACATAGAAAAAGTGACCGCTGATCAGTGCATACCCCAGTACCCTCTTTCGCCAACGAAAATGCTGTCTCGCTGTGACCTTCCATCTTCGGCACCGTGCCGGAACCGGTGACCTTACTGCTCCCTACAACAGCTGGCAGCAGTGTCGCTTCTCGCGTTTCGGTTGCTGAACCGTATCCTGAGTTTTCTTCTTGCGATTCGAAATGTCCCGAATCAGGTCGTAAAATATCTgtttttccaaattaacatCATCGCCATAAATGCAAAAGATGAAAAAAttgatacaaaataaaacattaaTTAATGATgggtaaatgaaaaaaaaaaaaacttatggaAAACAAAATCACAACTGGACTGGTCCTGATGGTGACACTCACTGAACACAACACGAGCTGGAGCGGGACAGGGTGCAGCTTACTTTTGGACACTCCCTAAAAGCGTGTAGCTCGACAACTGATTCGGCAGCATGGTGGTGGTTTGTTTATGCCAAAGTTACGTGAAACAATGCAACAGAAATCAAATCGCAGCCGATACTTTGCAAACGAAGAGAGTTAAAAATGCATACAGCGAAAGCAGAAAATGTACAATACAAATGTTTAGCTTAATTTACATGGTTTTTATTCTGATCTTTTCTCGCACGCGCTGGTTTTGATCTCAGGATTTAATTAATACTCCTGATAGGTAGCATCATCTCTAACATATCATATTAGCATTAATCTGTTTTTGCTTTATAACCGACTTATTTTACTGATACCTTTTTATTCGCAATGACCTATCTTAGTCACCTGTTTTGTATTCAATGATACAATTTTAACGTAATAAAAAAAGAGATATTAAAATCgagaattgttttttttcgaatCAATGCTTTGTGTTGTCcgtgtgtatgtatataagTGTTTTGTGTTTGTTCTTGCTTGCTTCTGTGCTGCCCTATCAACCGGACATCTCTAAATCAGCGTGCACTTGATTTTCCTTCGTTTCGATTTGTCTTTGGCGCGCCCATTGGTCGTCTTGGAATCTTCCGTTTTTCGTGAGCGTATCTCGCGCATTAAATCAAAGAACACCTGTGAAATGTAATGTAAACAGAGATAGAGAATAGAtgcgagaaagcgaaaacggaagagagagagagagagagagagagagagagagagagagaaggagATGCAGTTCACGCAGCACACAATTTACAGACTTGTTCAATGTGGTTGATGGATATTAGCATCTGAATTTTGGTCTGATTAAACTAGCTCTAAAACGACAAGCAATCCCATTGGAAACAATTGCAAACTGTGATAGCCACCCGAAAACCACACAAACATAACCAGATTTTTACCACACACCACACACCTTACCTTATCGACATTTTCCCGTGTCTTCGCCGACGTTTCGACGTATGGCACACCCCACTGCTGTGCCCGGGCCTGACATTCGGCCAGTGGCACTTTCCGCTTATCGTTCAGGTCGCACTTGTTGCCGACCAGCAGGAACGGGATATTTTCGTCGTTTTTCACACGCAATATCTGCTCCCTAAAATGTAAAGTCGTAAAGTTTCAAATTTAAGATTTAACTGAGCTACCCAAGTCGAGAAACCTACCGGAACTCCTGTGTCGCCTGAAAGCTGTCGTCTTCGGTGATTGAAAAAACACACAGGAACCCTTCACCGCTGCGGAAGTAGTTGTCGCGGATGGCAGCGTAGTCCTCCTGGCCCGCCGTGTCCAGGATATC is part of the Topomyia yanbarensis strain Yona2022 chromosome 1, ASM3024719v1, whole genome shotgun sequence genome and encodes:
- the LOC131688857 gene encoding DDB1- and CUL4-associated factor 13; the encoded protein is MKVKVISRNPDNYLRETKKDIHKVFRNYDAALHPFEGAREYVRALNSTKLERVFAKPFVGNLDGHKDGISALAKHPKSLSFLLSGSYDGEVKLWDVPNRECRQTIQCHSGYVRGIAFSNDGSRFFTIGDDKTIKTWDSSMADREEEQLEPLNTILGKTVITSISHNYEEPYFATCGESCNIWDETRNSPIKTLQWGVDTLYDIKYNPVETSLLAACCSDRGIIFYDQREVKPLRKIVMTLRPNQLAWNPMQAFYFTVASEDYNLYTFDTRRLKNPLKIHNGHVSAVTCVDYAPTGREFVAGSYDKTIRIFDAHKANSRDIYHTKRMQHVTCVGWSLDNRYIYSGSDEMNVRLWKARAAEKLGALQPREKQAFKYNEALKEKYAAHPQIRRIAQHRQVPKVVYKERQKLQTAKEKVKRKEENVRKNSKPGKVPYVAESKKKVLREER
- the LOC131688870 gene encoding transmembrane protein 183, encoding MTSSFKVKSSRNWGTKNDFSIYDFADAKTTNKVARLPKCNKLLVDGANENELDPLEDDAGQSLTRASPSDGTSDETTEIGNIPYADYVIDIWYLISEHVRPEDVCRFALICRKTYTVVQSAKFWQHIYQKHYDSSVELPRRLQPDCMSLLRGLRACTIRSLFYTYPPFVHRISTAALTNPHRITGRQLLFSWYCKNKTGWNYCFKLKARLIPGSRAARSSKMQQLKQSLDYLQDSYMNFEEGCQILIITTDSLHTLPQYHEQLYVGSLTQTLDQGMRNYKVRLQMVNYCRRVVDELVFVPVRQLRVLDWWVPEYGRVDPTIEQQAVVDIVGDSMNDTVWDDL
- the LOC131688885 gene encoding ras-related protein Ral-a isoform X2, producing MSKKPTAGPELHKVIMVGSGGVGKSALTLQFMYDEFVEDYEPTKADSYRKKVVLDGEEVQIDILDTAGQEDYAAIRDNYFRSGEGFLCVFSITEDDSFQATQEFREQILRVKNDENIPFLLVGNKCDLNDKRKVPLAECQARAQQWGVPYVETSAKTRENVDKIFYDLIRDISNRKKKTQDTVQQPKREKRHCCQLL
- the LOC131688885 gene encoding ras-related protein Ral-a isoform X1, giving the protein MSKKPTAGPELHKVIMVGSGGVGKSALTLQFMYDEFVEDYEPTKADSYRKKVVLDGEEVQIDILDTAGQEDYAAIRDNYFRSGEGFLCVFSITEDDSFQATQEFREQILRVKNDENIPFLLVGNKCDLNDKRKVPLAECQARAQQWGVPYVETSAKTRENVDKVFFDLMREIRSRKTEDSKTTNGRAKDKSKRRKIKCTLI